A region of Xylocopa sonorina isolate GNS202 chromosome 13, iyXylSono1_principal, whole genome shotgun sequence DNA encodes the following proteins:
- the LOC143430367 gene encoding putative glucosylceramidase 2, whose product MHMSHTWKILLLVVLFYGKVTGVSNDCVPRHVGTDGIVCVCNATYCDTTPDADPKIPPDGKYYWYVSNKDGLRLDLRTGDFGSCNNSANDIVLNINTTKRYQTIFGFGGAFTDSAGFNIKKLSNATQNNLLRSYYDKDGSRYTLGRIPIAGTDFSLRAYTYDDVENDNTLNYFSLAPEDYAYKIPYVRKAMALNPDVRFFSAAWSAPTWMKTVDSFRGTFDFLKPEYYQVYADYILRFLDEYKKNGIDIWAVSTGNEPINGYIIKPRINEMAWSPVTAAVWVADNLGPTLASSSHNNTQIIALDDQRIELPWTMQLMFRNEKARRYVNGIGVHIYTDSIAPPELLDLTHSDFPEKFILMTEASLGASDVRKVILGSWERGETYIKSILEYLNHWSIGWVDWNLALNEKGGPTWAANNIDSPIIVEPENDEFYKQPMYYAIKHVSRFVERGSVRLSITDNVDIKSGAFLTPSNEIVVVLHNSNVQPTTVSLQDQDKGTICLQLPARSINTVIYTT is encoded by the exons ATGCATATGAGTCATACGTGGAAAATACTTCTACTAGTCGTCCTCTTTTATGGCAAAG TCACAGGTGTCTCGAATGATTGCGTACCCCGTCACGTCGGCACAGATGGAATTGTATGCGTTTGCAATGCCACGTACTGTGACACCACACCAGATGCTGACCCAAAAATCCCGCCAGATGGGAAGTATTATTGGTACGTCTCGAATAAGGACGGACTTCGACTTGACTTGAGGACCGGAGACTTTGGTTCCTGCAATAATTCGGCTAACGATATAGTCCTAAATATAAACACTACCAAAAGATATCAAACGATTTTCGGTTTCGGCGGTGCCTTCACGGATTCTGCTGGATTCAACATCAAGAAGCTAAGCAACGCTACACAGAACAATCTTTTGCG ATCGTACTATGATAAGGACGGAAGTAGGTACACGTTGGGACGTATACCAATCGCAGGAACAGATTTCTCGTTACGAGCTTACACGTACGACGACGTCGAAAATGACAACACGTTGAATTATTTCTCGCTTGCACCGGAAGATTACGCCTACAAAATACCTTACGTACGCAAAGCCATGGCACTCAATCCGGACGTAAGATTCTTCAGCGCTGCGTGGTCAGCTCCGACCTGGATGAAAACTGTGGATAGCTTCAGGGGGACCTTTG ATTTCTTGAAGCCTGAATACTATCAAGTTTACGCCGATTACATATTGAGATTCTTGGATGAGTATAAGAAGAACGGAATCGACATATGGGCGGTTTCAACGGGTAACGAACCCATAAACGGTTACATCATAAAGCCTCGAATCAACGAAATGGCATGGTCACCGGTCACCGCGGCAGTCTGGGTCGCTGATAATTTAGGCCCAACACTGGCATCGTCCAGCCACAATAACACGCAAATTATTGCTCTTGACGATCAGAGAATCGAGTTACCTTGGACCATGCAGCTAATGTTTCGAAATGAAAAGGCGAGACGTTACGTGAACGGTATTGGAGTGCACATCTACACTGACAGTATCGCGCCACCAGAACTGTTGGATCTAACGCACTCTGACTTCCCAGAGAAATTCATTCTGATGACCGAAGCATCCTTGG GAGCATCAGACGTACGAAAAGTCATTTTAGGATCGTGGGAGAGAGGAGAAACGTACATAAAAAGCATACTCGAG TATCTGAATCATTGGTCGATCGGATGGGTAGATTGGAATCTAGCTCTCAACGAAAAAGGTGGCCCAACCTGGGCGGCCAATAACATCGACTCGCCCATTATCGTCGAACCAGAAAACGACGAATTTTATAAACAACCAATGTACTATGCTATCAAGCACGTCAGTAGATTCGTCGAAAGAGGCTCCGTCAGACTTTCCATCACCGATAACGTCGATATAAAAAGTGGAGCCTTCCTGACACCTTCGAACGAAATCGTTGTCGTTTTGCACAACAG CAACGTACAACCTACAACCGTTTCTCTACAAGATCAGGACAAAGGTACCATTTGCTTGCAACTACCAGCGCGATCGATTAACACCGTGATTTATACCAcgtaa
- the LOC143430387 gene encoding lysosomal acid glucosylceramidase-like — MWKLLLLIALLCGKGDSNDCVPRHVGIDGIICVCNATYCDTTPDANPKIPPNGKYYWYVSSKAGQRLHLTKGDFGSCGTSSLFDTTLEIDTTKRYQTIFGFGGAFTDSAGINIRKLSNATQKNLLLSYFGKEGSRYTLGRVPIGGTDFSTRPYTLDDHANDTSLKYFSLAPEDYNDKIPYIRKAIELSPELKILSAVWSPPAWMKTNNRLRGSFDFLKSEYYQLYADYILKFIDEYKKNGIDIWAVSTGNEPIDGFVPIPTINDMAWTPQTAATWVANNLGPTLASSAHNKTLILALDDQRIELPWAIQLLFMNEKAKNYIAGIAVHIYSDFLAPAQLLDLTHNEFPDKFILMTEASLGSASLIKVILGSWKRGETYMNSILQYLNHWSIGWVDWNLALDEKGGPTWVGNNIDASIIVNAEKDEFYKQPMYYAIKHFSRFIGRGSVRVSISDSFIVQSAAFVTPSNEVVVVLHNRNVIPARVSLKDPEKGDICLKLPANSMNTVIYAQ, encoded by the exons ATGTGGAAATTACTCTTGCTAATCGCCTTGCTTTGCGGAAAAG GCGATTCGAATGATTGCGTACCCCGTCACGTCGGCATAGATGGAATAATATGCGTTTGCAATGCAACGTACTGCGATACGACACCAGATGCCAATCCGAAAATCCCACCAAATGGGAAGTATTATTGGTACGTCTCGAGTAAAGCAGGGCAAAGACTTCACTTGACGAAGGGAGACTTTGGCtcctgcggcacttcctcgctcttCGATACAACTCTAGAGATAGATACTACCAAAAGATATCAAACGATCTTCGGTTTCGGCGGTGCCTTCACGGATTCTGCTGGAATAAACATCAGGAAGCTAAGCAACGCTACACAAAAGAATCTTTTGCT ATCGTACTTTGGTAAAGAGGGAAGTAGGTACACGCTGGGACGTGTACCAATCGGAGGAACCGACTTCTCGACAAGACCTTACACTTTGGACGACCACGCGAATGACACTTCGTTGAAATATTTCTCGCTTGCACCGGAAGATTACAACGATAAAATACCTTATATACGCAAAGCGATCGAACTCAGCCCGGAATTAAAGATCCTCAGCGCAGTCTGGTCACCTCCCGCGTGGATGAAAACTAACAACAGACTCAGAGGTTCTTTCG ATTTCTTGAAGTCGGAATACTATCAACTTTACGCTGATTACATATTGAAGTTCATAGATGAATATAAGAAGAACGGAATCGATATATGGGCCGTTTCGACGGGCAACGAACCCATAGACGGTTTCGTGCCCATACCAACAATTAACGATATGGCATGGACACCGCAAACCGCGGCAACCTGGGTTGCCAATAATTTAGGCCCAACACTGGCATCGTCCGCTCACAATAAAACGCTAATTCTGGCTCTTGACGATCAGAGAATCGAGTTACCTTGGGCCATACAGCTACTGTTCATGAATGAAAAGGCGAAAAATTATATCGCCGGTATTGCAGTACACATATACTCCGACTTCCTTGCTCCAGCACAGCTGTTGGATCTAACGCACAACGAGTTTCCAGACAAATTCATTCTAATGACCGAAGCATCCTTGG GATCAGCAAGCCTTATCAAAGTCATTTTAGGATCGTGGAAAAGAGGAGAGACGTATATGAATAGCATACTCCAG TATCTGAATCATTGGTCGATCGGGTGGGTAGATTGGAATCTAGCTCTCGACGAGAAAGGTGGCCCAACCTGGGTCGGTAACAATATCGACGCGTCCATTATCGTCAATGCAGAGAAAGATGAATTTTATAAACAACCAATGTACTATGCTATCAAACACTTTAGCAGATTCATTGGTAGAGGTTCCGTCAGAGTTTCCATCAGCGATTCCTTCATTGTACAAAGTGCAGCCTTCGTGACACCTTCGAACGAAGTCGTCGTTGTTTTGCACAACAG AAATGTCATACCAGCAAGGGTTTCTCTGAAGGATCCGGAAAAAGGTGACATTTGTTTAAAACTGCCTGCGAATTCTATGAACACTGTGATTTATGCACAGTAG